The genomic interval CGAGAAGGCCAACAGCCTCGAGTTCGACACGAGCACGCCGGACCCCGTGATCAACCTGATGGAGGAGCAGAAGGCGGTGCACAACCTGGGCGGCACCATGAGGCTGGGCGCCTACGACTGCATGCTCGAGAAGAACTCGAAATCCCACTCCGCCTACGGCGAGCGCGAGATCAGCGAGCGCCACCGCCACCGCTACGAGTACAACTCCGAATACGCAGAGGTCCTCGTGAAGCACGGCCTGAGGACGGTCGGCACTGACAGGAGGACCGGCCTCGTGGAGATAGTGGAGCTGGACTCTCACCCGTGGTTCGTCGGCTGCCAGTTCCACCCCGAATTCAAGTCACGACCCATGTCGCCTCATCCCCTGTTCGCGAGCTTCATCGAGGCCGCGGCCGCCTTTGCCAAGCGAAGGCTCTGGGAGAGCCAGAAGGAAAGCTCCTCCCCTGCGAAGGCCGCCCAGGGGGCAAAGCAGAGGAAGGCCTCAGTCTCTTGACATTTCCTGTTTGTCTTTGAAGCCCCCGTGCGCTCATCAATCCCCAAAGATATCTCTCAGTTATGCGAGGTCGCGGGCGATTGACTTTTCGCACAACGGGACTTATCATATTCAATGGATGGAGAACATCGATAAACGCAGCGTACAAAGGCACCTCCGCCGATAAGACCGGCGGAACCACATATGGCACTCGAGCTCAAACAGAGCGTAAAGCTATCCCAGCAACTCGTCGTGACACCCCAGCTGCAGCAGGCCATAAAGCTGCTGCAGCTCTCCCGAATGGAGCTCGCGGAGCTGATCCAGAGCGAGATGCTTGAGAACCCGGTGCTCGAGGACGGTGAGTCGCAGCCCGCCGAGGCGGAAGCGGAGGATCAGTCCTCTGGCGAGAAGCACGAGCAGGCCAAGGACGAAGACCGCGGCCACGACCACTCGGTCGACGAGGTCGGAGAAAAGGACGGAACTCTCAAGGAGCCGACCGATTTCGACTGGGGAAACTACCTGGAGACCTACAACGCGCCCGGCTACTCCATGGAGCGCGAATCCCGCGACGAAGACGCCCCCTCCTTCGACAACGTCGTCAAACAGACGGAATCGCTCCAGGGCCATCTCATCTGGCAGATTCACCTCTCGAACATGCCGGAGGACGAGCTGAAGATAGGCACCGAGCTGATCGGAAACATCAACGACGACGGGTACCTTCAGTCCACCGTCGAGGAGATCGCCCAGAAGACCGGTGCCGACCCGTCAAAGGTCGAATCGGTGCTGGCTAAAGTGCAGCAGCTCGACCCTCTGGGCGTGGGGGCGCGCGACCTGAAGGAATGCCTGATGCTCCAGGTCAAGCTGATCGGCGACCCGTCGGGTCTCATCACCCGCATGATAGACAGCCACCTCGGCGACCTCGAGAACCACAACTACGCCGGCATAGCGAAGAAGCTCGGCGTCTCGGTTGAAGAGGTCAAGGAGGCGTCCCACGTCATATCGAACCTGGAGCCGAAGCCCGGCCGCCCCTTCAGCGGGGATGCGCCGCAGTACATAACCCCCGACGTTTACGTGCAGAAGATCGGCGAGAATTACGTCGTGTCCCTCAACGAGGACGGGCTTCCGAAGCTGCGCGTCAGCGACTTCTATCGCAGGGCGCTCATGCGGGGATCGGACGTCGGCGACAAGACGAAGGACTACATCCAGGGGAGGATGCGCGCCGCGGCGTGGCTCATCAAGAGCATCCACCAGAGGCAGCAGACCCTCTTCAAGGTGTCATCGAGCATAGTGAAGTTCCAGCGCGAATTCTTCGACAAGGGCCTCATGAACCTCAGGCCCCTGGTCCTCAAGGACGTGGCGGACGACATAGCCATGCACGAATCGACGATAAGCCGGGTCACCACCAACAAGTTCATGCACACGCCGAGGGGGATATTCGAGCTCAAGTTCTTCTTCAACAGCGGCGTGCAGAGGCTGGAGGGCGGCGGGGTGGCCTCCGAGGCGGTCAAGATGATGGTCAAGAGGATAGTCGACGAGGAGGACGCCTCATCCCCCTTCTCCGACCAGGACATAGCGGAGCGCCTCAAAGCCACGAACGTCGACATAGCGAGGCGGACGGTGGCGAAGTACAGGGAGAGCCTGGGCATACAGCCGTCGTCCAGGAGAAAGAGAAAGGAATAGAAACCTCAACCAAGGGGCGAAAAATGATCAGCGAAATAGAGACCACCTTCACCTTCAGGAACACCGATCCGACAGACTCTCTCAAGCTGCACGCCACGGACAAGATCGAGAAGCTGAACAAGTTTCTCGTCAAGCCGGCGGCGGCGCACTTCATCTTCAAGGTGGAGGGCGCGCGCCACGTGGCCGAGATAACCCTCCACATGAAGGGCGGCCGCTTCGTGGGGACCGAAACGTCCAACGACATGTACACCTCCGTGGACGGAGCGATCGACAAGCTCCTGAAGCAGATAAAGCGCACCAGGGAGAAGATAAAGGACCACAATCCTTGAGTTTTTCAGCGCCTTCGCCCCTTTTTTCTGTCTTGCTTTTTGAGGCCTCATACGATAGATGCATTCAATCTAAATCTTTGATTTTAATAGGCAAAGCGATATGCACCTCACCGAGATACTCAGGCCCGACATGGTCTGGCCCGCCCTCACCTCAAAGACAAAGCCCGAGGTAATAGGCGAGCTGGCCGAGAAGATATCGGAGCACGAAAAGGGGCTGGACGCGGACCGGATCGCTGAGATCCTCATGGAGCGCGAGAGGCTCGGCAGCACCGGGATCCAGGACGGCATCGCCATCCCCCACGGAAAAGTGCCTGGCCTGGAGAAGATCGTCATCGGCTTCGGCCTCTCGCGGGAAGGGATCGACTTCGAGGCGCACGACGGCAAGCCGACGCACATCTTCTTCGTGCTGCTCGCGCCGGAGTCGGCGGCCGGCCAGCACCTCAAGGCGCTCGCCCGCCTCTCCAGGCTCCTGAAGGACGCGGAGTTCAGGGAAAAGCTCGTCTCGGCAAAAGACTCCGCCGGGATATACGCGGCGATCTCCGAAGAGGACGAAAGGTACTGATGCTCAACATACCGGTCATAAAGCTCCTCAAGGAGACCGAGCACAGGCTCCACCTCGAGCTCCTCGCCGGGCAGGACGGTCTGGACAAGAAGATCGCCATACCGTGCATCCAGAAGCCCGGGCTGGCGCTCACCGGCGACGTCGCCAACCTCCACCCCGGCAGGATACAGGTGCTGGGCAAGCCCGAGATCGCGTTCCTCGGCACCCTCCCACCGCAGAGGCAGAGGGAGGTCATGGAGGCGATCGGCTCGGTGGACATCGCCTGCATGATACTCACACGCGACTCCGATCCGCCGAAGCCCATGCTCGAGATGTGCGGCAGGAAAAACATCCCCCTCATGAAGACGAGGCTGCTGACCTCCACCTTCGTGAACAGGGCGACCCGCTTCCTCGAGGAGAGCCTGGCGGCCACCACGTGCATCCACGGGGTCCTGCTCGACGTCTTCGGAGTGGGGATACTGCTGGTCGGCAAGAGCGGCATCGGAAAGAGCGAATGCGCCCTCGACCTCGTGCTGCGCGGCCACAGGCTGGTCGCGGACGACATAGTGAACGTGCGCAAGCGCCCCCCCTCCACCCTCTACGGCACCGGCTCGGAGATCATCAGGCACCACATGGAGATCAGGGGGCTGGGCATCATCAACATACACGACCTCTTCGGGATCTCGGCGGTGCGCGACCGCAAGGTCGTGGAGATGGTCATCGAGCTCATGGACTGGAACCCGGATGTCGAGTACGACCGCCTGGGCCTCGAGGAGCACCGTTACACTATACTGGACGTGAGGGTCCCCCTCATACAGATACCGGTCCGGCCGGGAAGGAACCTCTCCGCGATCATCGAGGTGGCGGCCAGAAACCACCTTCTGAAGCTGGGCGGCTATCACTCCGCGAGGGCGTTCCAGGAGAGGCTCTCCGCGGAGATACTCTCCACGCAGGAGAGGGAGCAGTACATGCTCGGCAAACTCGAATAGGAAGAGGAAATGGCGATGATAGGAGTGGTTGTCGTCTCACACAACAAGATCGGCTGCGAGATGGTGAACGCCACGCAGAAGATAATCCCCGACGCGAGGCACATGCGCGGGGTCGCGGTGAACTCCAACGATCCGCCCGACTCGATCAGGGGCCAGATCGCCGACGCGATACGGAGCGTGGACCAGGGGGACGGGGTGCTCATTCTCACCGACATGTTCGGCGGCACCCCCTCCAACGTCTGCCTCTCCTTCCTCGAGCCGGAGAGGACCGAGGTGATATCGGGCTTCAACATGCCGATGCTGATCAAGCTCGCAAACCTCAAGCCCAACGCAAAATTCGCCGACACGGCGCAGTTCATCAAGCAGTACGGGCAGCGCAACATAGTCATCGCCAGCGAGGTGCTTTCGAAAAACAGATAGAGGAGCGTCAGATGCCCGGTGAGCAGAAAAAGATGATCAGATCGTTCGTGATAAGGAACACCCTCGGCCTCCACGCGCGAGCCGCCGCCGCCTTCGTCAAGATAGCGAACCGCTTCCAGTCCGAGATCCTCGTGCGCAAGGAGGACTCGGAGGTGAACGGCAAGAGCATAATGGGCGTCCTCATGCTCGCCGCGGCGCAGGGGACCGAGATCGCCATAACCGCCAGGGGCGACGACTCCACAGAGGCGATGGAGGCCCTGGGTAAACTGATCGAGGAGAAGTTCGGCGAAGACTGAGCCAGATGAAAACCCGCAGATTCCATTCGCACGCCACCTCTCCCGGCATAGTCATAGGCCGGGCGCACAGAATCGAGCACCGCGGCTCCCCATTCGCCCGCACATGGATCAAGGACGCGGACGTCGAGCAGGAGATCGATCGCTTCAAGTCGTCGGTCCAGAAGGCCAAGGAGCAGCTCACCCACATTCAGGCCAAGATGTGCCGCTTCCAGGGCCACGACCAGATCAAGATCATCGAGTCCTACCGCATGTTCCTGCAGGACGACATGCTCGTCGCGGCGACCCAGAAGCACATCCGCGACTTCAAGATCAACGCCGAGTGGGCGCTCGACAAGACGCTGGCGCACCTGAAGCTGTCGTTCCTCAACGTCAACGAGGAGTACTTCCGCGAGCGGCAGCAGGACATAGACTACGTCGGGCGCAGGCTGATGGACAACCTCGTGGGCAGCCCGGAGCTGTCGTTCGACGGCCTCCCGGCAGGTGAGGCCGTGCTGGTCGTCCACGACTTCAGCCCCGCCGAGGTGGCGAGCCTCCCGAGGGACAGGGTCAGGGGTTTCGTGATGGAGGGCGGCGGCGAGACGTCGCACAGCGCCATCATCGCCAAGGCCCTGGAGATACCGGCGATGTTCGGCATGGGCGAGGTCTTCGACGAGATCGGGGACGGCGAGCAGGTGATACTCGACGGCATCAAGGGGGTGCTCATCGCCTCCCCCACCGCGAAGGAGCTGGAGCAGTACCGCTCCATCCAGAAGAAATACGAGGCTCTGGAGGAGATACTGCTGCGCGAGACGAACCTCCCCGCGGTCACCAAGGACGGCTTCAGATTGATGATCGAGGCCAACATGGAGATCGTGGAGGAGATACCCTCCATAGTCCAGCACGGCGCCGAGGGGATAGGCCTCTACAGGACCGAGTACCTCTTCCTCAACAGGCTCGACGAACCGAGCGAGGAGGAGCAGTACGAGAACTACCTGACCGTGCTCAGCCGGCTGGCCCCGAAGCCGGTCACGATAAGGACCATAGACCTCGGGGGAGACAAGCTCTCGATCTCCCAGTCGTACGAGGCGCAGACCAACCCCGCGCTGGGCCTGCGCGCGATACGCCTCTGCCTGCGCGAGATACCGCTCTTCAAGACCCAGCTGCGCGCCCTCTACCGGGCCTCCGTGCACGGCAACCTAAGGATCCTCATCCCCATGATCTCGAGCGTCGACGAGATCCGCAGGGTCAGGAAGATAGTCGACGAAGTGAAGAACGAGCTCGCGGAAAAGAATCTCCCATTCGAGAAAGACGTGCCGCTCGGCATAATGATCGAGGTGCCCTCCGCTGTCTTCATGGCGAGCGAGCTCGCCGCCTACTCCGACTTCTTCTCGATAGGGACAAACGACCTGATCCAGTACGGCCTCGCCATCGACCGCGTAAATGAGCAGGTGGCCCACCTCTACAACCCCTATCACCCAGCTGTGCTCAGGATGATCAAGCGCACGGTCGACGCTGCCAAGAAGGCCGGCATCGAGGTCGGCATATGCGGCGAGCTCGCCGGCGACCCCCTCGCGATCACCCTGATGGTCGGCATGGAGCTCAACTCCCTCTCCATGAACCCGGTATCGATCCCGCGCGTGAAGAAGATACTGCGCGCGGTCACCAGGGAGCAGTCGGCGACGGCGCTCAAGCAGGCGCTGGCAAAATCGACCGCAGACGAGGTCGAGAGGTACCTCAAGCGCAAGACCAGCCACCTGCTGCCCGGCGATGTGAAGCGGCTTCATATCATCGAGGGACAAAGCGCCTAGCCCCTCCCCCGCGAGCCCCTTCAATTCAAAATGTTTAGAAAACTCAAAACGTTAGCGCCCTTTTTGCCTTGACTTGCAGGGCCCCTCCCCCTATAAACGCCAGACCCGTTTTTTCATCGAAAACCGGCAAAAACGAAAAAGGAGCCTGAAATGACAAGACACGAGCATCTCTTCACCTCAGAATCGGTGACCCGCGGCCATCCGGACAAAGTGGCCGACCAGATATCGGACGGCGTTCTGGACGCGGCGCTCGCACAGGACCCCGACTCCAGGGTCGCCTGCGAGACCATGGTGACCACAGGGCTCGCGATCGTCGCGGGCGAGATCACCACCAGGGCGCAGATCAACTACCCGGAGGTGGTCCGCAATACTATCAGGGACATCGGCTACAACCACCATTCGATGGGCTTCGACTGGGAGACCTGCGGGGTCATCATATCGGTGGACAGGCAGTCCCCCGACATATCCCAGGGCGTGACCGAGGGCGAGGGTCTCTTCAAGGAGCAGGGCGCCGGCGACCAGGGGCTCATGTTCGGATTCGCCTGCGACGAGACCGAGGAGATGATGCCCATGCCGATCTCCCTCGCCCACCGCATCACCCGAAGGCTAAGCGAGATGCGCCTCAAGGGCGAGGTCAAGTTCCTCAGGCCGGACGGAAAGTCGCAGGTCACCATCCGCTACGTGGAAGGAAAACCGGTGCACATCGACACAATCGTCTGCTCCACGCAGCACAGCCCCGACGTCTCCTACGACGAGCTCAAGGAGACGGTCGTCGAGAAGGTCATAAAGCCGGCGATGCCGGCCGAGCTCCTTGACGGCAAGACCCGCTTCCTCATCAACCCGACCGGCCGCTTCGTGCTGGGCGGGCCCCACGCGGACTGCGGGCTCACGGGCCGCAAGATCATCGTGGACACGTACGGCGGCGTGGGCAGCCACGGCGGCGGCGCGTTCTCGGGCAAGGACCCTTCCAAGGTCGACCGCAGCGCCTCCTACATGGCGCGCTACTTGGCCAAGAACATCGTGGCCGCCGGCATCTCGAGCCGCTGCGAGGTCCAGCTCGCCTACGCGATAGGCTTCGCCGAGCCGGTCTCCATAATGATCAACGGCTTCGACACCGATATGGTCGACCACGAAAAGCTGCTCATGGCGGTCCGGGAGGTCTTCCCGCTCAAGCCGGCCGGGATCATAAACCACCTCAAGCTCAAGAGGCCGATCTATCGCAACACCGCGAAGGGCGGTCACTTCGGACGCAACGAAGAGGATTTCACCTGGGAGCGGACCGACAGGGCCGCCGACCTGCGCAGGGTCCTGGGGCTGTAAGGGGAATCGGCCGGGGGTGGGAAGATGGTGCAGAGGGCGTCCCGCAAAGACAGGCCTTTCTATGTCCTCCTCATCGAGGACAATGTGCACCACGCCGAGCTCCTCACCGAGCTCCTGGACAGGCACTTCGCCCCCGTCATCATACACACGGTCGAGACCATCGAGGACGGGCTGGAGTTCGCCACCCAGTCAAGCTACGACCTCATCCTCACGGGGGCGGTGATCGGCGAGGAGCAGATCACCGACGCAATACCCAGGCTCAACGGCCTGGCCCGGGCGACCCCCATCATCGTGATATCGGGACGGGGCGACGAGATGCTGGCCGCCGAGATAATCAAGCGCGGGGCGAGCGAATACCTGGTCAAGACCCAGGAGACGCTCGAGGCCCTGCCCTCCCTCATCTCCAGGCACATGGCCTCCGCGGGGTCCCGCCGCCGCAGGCCCGCAAAGGGCGCCTCCCTCCCCGGCAATCGACTCCCCTCGCCCGCTGAGATCGTGCGCGAGGTCGACAAGCTCACGCAGCAGGCCTTGGCCATTGTCGGACCCAGGCGCCGCCGCCGCAACCGCTCGACCGCCTCGAACGAGGACCTGGACGGCCTCCTGGCGCAGATCAAGCGGTTGCGCCAACTCGCATCAAAACTCACCCACAAGCAGTAATCACCTTGGAGATTTCAGACCCCACTATTGGCCCGCACCGCCCCGGAACAGGGCTGCGCCCGTAGCTGCCCCGTATCCAGCCACCCCTGCATTTCATTGATATTCAAGCCTTTTTAATGAATTGCAGCCCCTTCACCCTATTGGCAGTCCTTTTGCATATATTATCCTCGGAACACCTTCATTCTGAACTGAGAGGACGATCATGAGCACCCAGAAGATAGGCACCGAGAGGGAAAAGGACATACTCGACGTGATGCGCGAGATCGAGGCGGGGAAAGCCCCTGCAGCACCCCGGATCGAGGAAGATGCGGCTGAAGCGGGAAATTCGAATCCCTC from Pseudomonadota bacterium carries:
- a CDS encoding gamma-glutamyl-gamma-aminobutyrate hydrolase family protein (Members of this family of hydrolases with an active site Cys residue belong to MEROPS family C26.), yielding RGVEGKIAAIRYAREKKIPFYGICLGMQLAVVEFARHVCGLEKANSLEFDTSTPDPVINLMEEQKAVHNLGGTMRLGAYDCMLEKNSKSHSAYGEREISERHRHRYEYNSEYAEVLVKHGLRTVGTDRRTGLVEIVELDSHPWFVGCQFHPEFKSRPMSPHPLFASFIEAAAAFAKRRLWESQKESSSPAKAAQGAKQRKASVS
- the rpoN gene encoding RNA polymerase factor sigma-54 — translated: MALELKQSVKLSQQLVVTPQLQQAIKLLQLSRMELAELIQSEMLENPVLEDGESQPAEAEAEDQSSGEKHEQAKDEDRGHDHSVDEVGEKDGTLKEPTDFDWGNYLETYNAPGYSMERESRDEDAPSFDNVVKQTESLQGHLIWQIHLSNMPEDELKIGTELIGNINDDGYLQSTVEEIAQKTGADPSKVESVLAKVQQLDPLGVGARDLKECLMLQVKLIGDPSGLITRMIDSHLGDLENHNYAGIAKKLGVSVEEVKEASHVISNLEPKPGRPFSGDAPQYITPDVYVQKIGENYVVSLNEDGLPKLRVSDFYRRALMRGSDVGDKTKDYIQGRMRAAAWLIKSIHQRQQTLFKVSSSIVKFQREFFDKGLMNLRPLVLKDVADDIAMHESTISRVTTNKFMHTPRGIFELKFFFNSGVQRLEGGGVASEAVKMMVKRIVDEEDASSPFSDQDIAERLKATNVDIARRTVAKYRESLGIQPSSRRKRKE
- the raiA gene encoding ribosome-associated translation inhibitor RaiA, which encodes MISEIETTFTFRNTDPTDSLKLHATDKIEKLNKFLVKPAAAHFIFKVEGARHVAEITLHMKGGRFVGTETSNDMYTSVDGAIDKLLKQIKRTREKIKDHNP
- a CDS encoding PTS sugar transporter subunit IIA, whose amino-acid sequence is MHLTEILRPDMVWPALTSKTKPEVIGELAEKISEHEKGLDADRIAEILMERERLGSTGIQDGIAIPHGKVPGLEKIVIGFGLSREGIDFEAHDGKPTHIFFVLLAPESAAGQHLKALARLSRLLKDAEFREKLVSAKDSAGIYAAISEEDERY
- the hprK gene encoding HPr(Ser) kinase/phosphatase gives rise to the protein MLNIPVIKLLKETEHRLHLELLAGQDGLDKKIAIPCIQKPGLALTGDVANLHPGRIQVLGKPEIAFLGTLPPQRQREVMEAIGSVDIACMILTRDSDPPKPMLEMCGRKNIPLMKTRLLTSTFVNRATRFLEESLAATTCIHGVLLDVFGVGILLVGKSGIGKSECALDLVLRGHRLVADDIVNVRKRPPSTLYGTGSEIIRHHMEIRGLGIINIHDLFGISAVRDRKVVEMVIELMDWNPDVEYDRLGLEEHRYTILDVRVPLIQIPVRPGRNLSAIIEVAARNHLLKLGGYHSARAFQERLSAEILSTQEREQYMLGKLE
- a CDS encoding PTS fructose transporter subunit IIA translates to MAMIGVVVVSHNKIGCEMVNATQKIIPDARHMRGVAVNSNDPPDSIRGQIADAIRSVDQGDGVLILTDMFGGTPSNVCLSFLEPERTEVISGFNMPMLIKLANLKPNAKFADTAQFIKQYGQRNIVIASEVLSKNR
- a CDS encoding HPr family phosphocarrier protein gives rise to the protein MPGEQKKMIRSFVIRNTLGLHARAAAAFVKIANRFQSEILVRKEDSEVNGKSIMGVLMLAAAQGTEIAITARGDDSTEAMEALGKLIEEKFGED
- the ptsP gene encoding phosphoenolpyruvate--protein phosphotransferase; translation: MKTRRFHSHATSPGIVIGRAHRIEHRGSPFARTWIKDADVEQEIDRFKSSVQKAKEQLTHIQAKMCRFQGHDQIKIIESYRMFLQDDMLVAATQKHIRDFKINAEWALDKTLAHLKLSFLNVNEEYFRERQQDIDYVGRRLMDNLVGSPELSFDGLPAGEAVLVVHDFSPAEVASLPRDRVRGFVMEGGGETSHSAIIAKALEIPAMFGMGEVFDEIGDGEQVILDGIKGVLIASPTAKELEQYRSIQKKYEALEEILLRETNLPAVTKDGFRLMIEANMEIVEEIPSIVQHGAEGIGLYRTEYLFLNRLDEPSEEEQYENYLTVLSRLAPKPVTIRTIDLGGDKLSISQSYEAQTNPALGLRAIRLCLREIPLFKTQLRALYRASVHGNLRILIPMISSVDEIRRVRKIVDEVKNELAEKNLPFEKDVPLGIMIEVPSAVFMASELAAYSDFFSIGTNDLIQYGLAIDRVNEQVAHLYNPYHPAVLRMIKRTVDAAKKAGIEVGICGELAGDPLAITLMVGMELNSLSMNPVSIPRVKKILRAVTREQSATALKQALAKSTADEVERYLKRKTSHLLPGDVKRLHIIEGQSA
- a CDS encoding methionine adenosyltransferase, whose amino-acid sequence is MTRHEHLFTSESVTRGHPDKVADQISDGVLDAALAQDPDSRVACETMVTTGLAIVAGEITTRAQINYPEVVRNTIRDIGYNHHSMGFDWETCGVIISVDRQSPDISQGVTEGEGLFKEQGAGDQGLMFGFACDETEEMMPMPISLAHRITRRLSEMRLKGEVKFLRPDGKSQVTIRYVEGKPVHIDTIVCSTQHSPDVSYDELKETVVEKVIKPAMPAELLDGKTRFLINPTGRFVLGGPHADCGLTGRKIIVDTYGGVGSHGGGAFSGKDPSKVDRSASYMARYLAKNIVAAGISSRCEVQLAYAIGFAEPVSIMINGFDTDMVDHEKLLMAVREVFPLKPAGIINHLKLKRPIYRNTAKGGHFGRNEEDFTWERTDRAADLRRVLGL
- a CDS encoding response regulator — its product is MVQRASRKDRPFYVLLIEDNVHHAELLTELLDRHFAPVIIHTVETIEDGLEFATQSSYDLILTGAVIGEEQITDAIPRLNGLARATPIIVISGRGDEMLAAEIIKRGASEYLVKTQETLEALPSLISRHMASAGSRRRRPAKGASLPGNRLPSPAEIVREVDKLTQQALAIVGPRRRRRNRSTASNEDLDGLLAQIKRLRQLASKLTHKQ